The following coding sequences lie in one Arachis hypogaea cultivar Tifrunner chromosome 4, arahy.Tifrunner.gnm2.J5K5, whole genome shotgun sequence genomic window:
- the LOC112796131 gene encoding nucleolin 2 isoform X3, whose product MTVMRKKKNLLKLLRKVLRMSRWLMLTQRRKFEEFFKDCGEVVDVRFSVDDTGRFKRFRHVEFSIAEAAQSALELNEHELLNHPVRLDLARERGSYIPGGSFSNSFQKGDQRQTGQTIFIRGFDKFLGDKS is encoded by the exons ATGACagtgatgaggaagaagaaaaaccttCTAAAACTCCTCAGAAAAGT GCTAAGGATGTCGAGATGGTTGATGCTGACTCAGCGAAGAAAGTT TGAGGAGTTTTTCAAAGATTGTGGAGAAGTAGTTGATGTTCGTTTTTCAGTTGACGATACTGGGAGGTTTAAACGCTTTAGACATGTTGAGTTTTCTATTGCAGAGGCAGCACAAAGT GCTCTTGAATTGAATGAGCATGAGTTGTTAAATCATCCTGTTAGGCTTGATTTAGCTCGTGAAAGAGGTTCATATATCCCTGGTGGCAG TTTCAGCAATTCCTTCCAGAAAGGTGATCAGCGTCAAACTGGTCAAACTATATTCATAAGGGGTTTTGATAAATTTCTTGGAG ATAAGAGCTAG
- the LOC112796131 gene encoding nucleolin 2 isoform X4 yields the protein MTVMRKKKNLLKLLRKVLRMSRWLMLTQRRKFEEFFKDCGEVVDVRFSVDDTGRFKRFRHVEFSIAEAAQSALELNEHELLNHPVRLDLARERGSYIPGGSNSFQKGDQRQTGQTIFIRGFDKFLGDKS from the exons ATGACagtgatgaggaagaagaaaaaccttCTAAAACTCCTCAGAAAAGT GCTAAGGATGTCGAGATGGTTGATGCTGACTCAGCGAAGAAAGTT TGAGGAGTTTTTCAAAGATTGTGGAGAAGTAGTTGATGTTCGTTTTTCAGTTGACGATACTGGGAGGTTTAAACGCTTTAGACATGTTGAGTTTTCTATTGCAGAGGCAGCACAAAGT GCTCTTGAATTGAATGAGCATGAGTTGTTAAATCATCCTGTTAGGCTTGATTTAGCTCGTGAAAGAGGTTCATATATCCCTGGTGGCAG CAATTCCTTCCAGAAAGGTGATCAGCGTCAAACTGGTCAAACTATATTCATAAGGGGTTTTGATAAATTTCTTGGAG ATAAGAGCTAG
- the LOC112796131 gene encoding nucleolin 2 isoform X2, which yields MTVMRKKKNLLKLLRKVLRMSRWLMLTQRRKFEEFFKDCGEVVDVRFSVDDTGRFKRFRHVEFSIAEAAQSALELNEHELLNHPVRLDLARERGSYIPGGSNSFQKGDQRQTGQTIFIRGFDKFLGGRSRGCQS from the exons ATGACagtgatgaggaagaagaaaaaccttCTAAAACTCCTCAGAAAAGT GCTAAGGATGTCGAGATGGTTGATGCTGACTCAGCGAAGAAAGTT TGAGGAGTTTTTCAAAGATTGTGGAGAAGTAGTTGATGTTCGTTTTTCAGTTGACGATACTGGGAGGTTTAAACGCTTTAGACATGTTGAGTTTTCTATTGCAGAGGCAGCACAAAGT GCTCTTGAATTGAATGAGCATGAGTTGTTAAATCATCCTGTTAGGCTTGATTTAGCTCGTGAAAGAGGTTCATATATCCCTGGTGGCAG CAATTCCTTCCAGAAAGGTGATCAGCGTCAAACTGGTCAAACTATATTCATAAGGGGTTTTGATAAATTTCTTGGAG GGAGATCTCGAGGGTGTCAGTCCTAA
- the LOC112796131 gene encoding nucleolin 2 isoform X1: protein MTVMRKKKNLLKLLRKVLRMSRWLMLTQRRKFEEFFKDCGEVVDVRFSVDDTGRFKRFRHVEFSIAEAAQSALELNEHELLNHPVRLDLARERGSYIPGGSFSNSFQKGDQRQTGQTIFIRGFDKFLGGRSRGCQS from the exons ATGACagtgatgaggaagaagaaaaaccttCTAAAACTCCTCAGAAAAGT GCTAAGGATGTCGAGATGGTTGATGCTGACTCAGCGAAGAAAGTT TGAGGAGTTTTTCAAAGATTGTGGAGAAGTAGTTGATGTTCGTTTTTCAGTTGACGATACTGGGAGGTTTAAACGCTTTAGACATGTTGAGTTTTCTATTGCAGAGGCAGCACAAAGT GCTCTTGAATTGAATGAGCATGAGTTGTTAAATCATCCTGTTAGGCTTGATTTAGCTCGTGAAAGAGGTTCATATATCCCTGGTGGCAG TTTCAGCAATTCCTTCCAGAAAGGTGATCAGCGTCAAACTGGTCAAACTATATTCATAAGGGGTTTTGATAAATTTCTTGGAG GGAGATCTCGAGGGTGTCAGTCCTAA